Proteins encoded in a region of the Quercus lobata isolate SW786 chromosome 8, ValleyOak3.0 Primary Assembly, whole genome shotgun sequence genome:
- the LOC115954462 gene encoding O-glucosyltransferase rumi homolog isoform X1: protein MEKGTSVHSVFWFWSQGAPLSGYFSISPGKRWASTTIFVFFFVISFVYWIDKSALTGNYFFRTFVNTLSPKKSSAQVEFPFKFNCSNTNLTCPTNHPVRIEKAESSPVACPEYMRWIHEDLRPWKSAGITRDMVERGRDYATFRLVIVKGKAYVEQIRGTFQTRDIFSIWGILQLLRLYPGKVPDLELMFVCGDETVVKKRDHQGLKATSAPPVFNYCEDDETLDIVFPDWSFWGWPEVDIKPWGTTLEALKEGNKKIKWKDRKPYAFWKGNPYVSQKRVELMKCNRSNKNDWNVRLYIQDWGKESKHGFKNSKLEDQCTHRYKIYIEGKTWSVSEKYILACNSMTLLLIPQYHDFFTRSLVPMQHYWPIKITNDTCRDLKLAVEWGNNHTDKAQEIGEAGSKFIQEKLKMDFVYDYMFHLLSEYSKLLKFEPTIPVGAHEVCSETMACQEGNKFWRIKNFMVESMVKSPRNTLPCTMPPTL, encoded by the exons ATGGAGAAGGGAACTAGTGTTCATTCGGTTTTCTGGTTTTGGTCACAAGGAGCTCCATTGTCTGGTTATTTTTCGATCTCTCCTGGGAAGAGATGGGCCTCCACAACTATTTTCGTTTTCTTCTTTGTTATCAGCTTCGTCTATTGGATTGACAAG TCTGCCTTAACAGGTAACTACTTCTTTAGGACATTTGTAAATACATTAAGTCCTAAAAAGTCCTCCGCCCAAGTTGAGTTCCCATTCAAATTCAATTGCTCCAATACGAACTTAACATGTCCAACCAATCACCCGGTGAGAATTGAGAAAGCGGAATCATCCCCTGTGGCATGTCCAGAGTACATGCGGTGGATTCACGAAGACCTACGGCCATGGAAGAGTGCCGGAATCACGAGGGACATGGTGGAAAGGGGAAGAGATTATGCAACTTTTAGACTAGTGATTGTAAAGGGAAAGGCTTATGTTGAGCAAATTAGGGGGACATTTCAAACTAGGGATATCTTTTCAATATGGGGAATTTTGCAGCTTCTGAGATTGTACCCTGGGAAGGTACCAGATTTGGAGTTGATGTTTGTCTGTGGGGACGAAACCGTGGTTAAAAAACGTGACCACCAAGGGCTTAAAGCCACGTCGGCGCCACCGGTGTTCAATTATTGTGAGGATGATGAAACACTAGACATTGTCTTCCCTGATTGGTCCTTCTGGGGTTG GCCTGAGGTCGATATAAAGCCATGGGGGACAACGTTGGAGGCCCTAAAAGAAGGCAATAAAAAGATCAAATGGAAAGATAGAAAACCCTATGCTTTCTGGAAAGGGAATCCATATGTGTCTCAAAAAAGAGTAGAGCTTATGAAGTGCAATCGCTCTAACAAAAATGATTGGAATGTTCGTTTATATATCCAG GATTGGGGAAAAGAATCTAAACATGGATTCAAGAACTCAAAACTAGAAGACCAATGCACCCATAG atataaaatttacatagaAGGAAAGACATGGTCAGTGAGTGAAAAGTACATTCTAGCTTGCAACTCCATGACCTTGCTATTGATACCTCAGTACCATGACTTTTTCACAAGAAGCTTGGTGCCCATGCAACACTACTGGCCCATCAAAATAACTAATGATACATGCAGAGATCTTAAGCTTGCTGTGGAATGGGGCAACAATCACACCGACAAA GCACAGGAAATTGGAGAGGCAGGAAGCAAATTCATTCAAGAGAAACTTAAAATGGACTTTGTTTACGACTAcatgtttcacttgttaagtgAATACTCAAAGCtcttgaaatttgaaccaacaATTCCTGTAGGAGCGCATGAGGTCTGTTCAGAAACAATGGCATGTCAAGAGGGTAATAAATTTTGGAGAATTAAGAATTTCATGGTGGAGTCCATGGTGAAATCCCCTAGGAATACACTTCCATGCACAATGCCTCCTACTTTATGa
- the LOC115954462 gene encoding O-glucosyltransferase rumi homolog isoform X2, with protein sequence MRWIHEDLRPWKSAGITRDMVERGRDYATFRLVIVKGKAYVEQIRGTFQTRDIFSIWGILQLLRLYPGKVPDLELMFVCGDETVVKKRDHQGLKATSAPPVFNYCEDDETLDIVFPDWSFWGWPEVDIKPWGTTLEALKEGNKKIKWKDRKPYAFWKGNPYVSQKRVELMKCNRSNKNDWNVRLYIQDWGKESKHGFKNSKLEDQCTHRYKIYIEGKTWSVSEKYILACNSMTLLLIPQYHDFFTRSLVPMQHYWPIKITNDTCRDLKLAVEWGNNHTDKAQEIGEAGSKFIQEKLKMDFVYDYMFHLLSEYSKLLKFEPTIPVGAHEVCSETMACQEGNKFWRIKNFMVESMVKSPRNTLPCTMPPTL encoded by the exons ATGCGGTGGATTCACGAAGACCTACGGCCATGGAAGAGTGCCGGAATCACGAGGGACATGGTGGAAAGGGGAAGAGATTATGCAACTTTTAGACTAGTGATTGTAAAGGGAAAGGCTTATGTTGAGCAAATTAGGGGGACATTTCAAACTAGGGATATCTTTTCAATATGGGGAATTTTGCAGCTTCTGAGATTGTACCCTGGGAAGGTACCAGATTTGGAGTTGATGTTTGTCTGTGGGGACGAAACCGTGGTTAAAAAACGTGACCACCAAGGGCTTAAAGCCACGTCGGCGCCACCGGTGTTCAATTATTGTGAGGATGATGAAACACTAGACATTGTCTTCCCTGATTGGTCCTTCTGGGGTTG GCCTGAGGTCGATATAAAGCCATGGGGGACAACGTTGGAGGCCCTAAAAGAAGGCAATAAAAAGATCAAATGGAAAGATAGAAAACCCTATGCTTTCTGGAAAGGGAATCCATATGTGTCTCAAAAAAGAGTAGAGCTTATGAAGTGCAATCGCTCTAACAAAAATGATTGGAATGTTCGTTTATATATCCAG GATTGGGGAAAAGAATCTAAACATGGATTCAAGAACTCAAAACTAGAAGACCAATGCACCCATAG atataaaatttacatagaAGGAAAGACATGGTCAGTGAGTGAAAAGTACATTCTAGCTTGCAACTCCATGACCTTGCTATTGATACCTCAGTACCATGACTTTTTCACAAGAAGCTTGGTGCCCATGCAACACTACTGGCCCATCAAAATAACTAATGATACATGCAGAGATCTTAAGCTTGCTGTGGAATGGGGCAACAATCACACCGACAAA GCACAGGAAATTGGAGAGGCAGGAAGCAAATTCATTCAAGAGAAACTTAAAATGGACTTTGTTTACGACTAcatgtttcacttgttaagtgAATACTCAAAGCtcttgaaatttgaaccaacaATTCCTGTAGGAGCGCATGAGGTCTGTTCAGAAACAATGGCATGTCAAGAGGGTAATAAATTTTGGAGAATTAAGAATTTCATGGTGGAGTCCATGGTGAAATCCCCTAGGAATACACTTCCATGCACAATGCCTCCTACTTTATGa